TGCAACAAGTACAAGGTAATCCTCAGGGTCGTTGTTGAAGATCGTGGTTTTGAAGTTAAGTCCATTATGGATTACCGGTAGCTCAGGATCACCTATCAAGTCAGCTTGTCGCTGACTTACACAGATGGGATAAATAGAAGGAAAATTTTGCTTGTAGTACTTATGTAGTTCGGGCTCGATGTAATGGTAAGTGAGGACTGTCGGGGTTGTTGTGAATTTTGAGAAATATGGAGCCAATACAGGCCAATGCGCGTGAATAACGTCATATTGATCTGCATCCCTGTAAAGCTCAAACGAGTTTCTAGTTTCTAGTTCTTTCTCTAGATATCTTGTGAGTTCTATCTGATCTAATGTTGCTCGATCAGTTATAGCATGTAAGGTTCCTTCAGTTACTGAGTCACCAGAGGCATAAAGATGTACATTGTGATGTCGTTTGTGCAGTTCTTCTGTAATTAGGCTGACAATTATTTCAGTGCCTCCATGGGTGGGAGGGGGTACTGGAATGTAGATACTGGTTATTTGCGCAATATTCATTTCTTTAAGGATACATATATTTTGCAAATTTGCTTTCTCATAGGGCGTAGACGCTGCTAGAATTCTGACACTTGATGATTTGGAGGCTTGCGATGTCGCAGAAAACGCGTCAACCAATTGAAAGGAACCTGGCGATGGAGCTGGTTCGTGTAACTGAATCGGCTGCCATGTCGGCAGCGCGCTATATGGGCCTTGGCGATAAAGAGCTGGTAGATCAAGCCGCTGTTGATGCCATGCGTCACACTTTGGATGGTATCAGCATGGATGGAGTGGTTGTCATTGGTGAAGGGGAGAAAGACGAAGCTCCTATGCTGTACTTGGGTGAACGGATTGGAGATGGCTCTGATCCAAAAATTGATATTGCAGTCGATCCAATAGATGGAACTACTTTGCTTTCTAAAGGACTTCCTGGAGCAATTGCGGTTATTGCAATGGCGAACCAAGGCTCGATGAAGGTTCCAGGCAGTATTTTTTACATGGACAAAATTGCGGTAGGGCCTGAGGCAAAAGATGCAATAGATATAAGCGCTCCTGTAAAAGACAATCTGCAAAATATAGCGAAAGCATTAGGCAGAAGTGTCGGAGAAGTAACTGTAGTCATTCTTGATCGCCCTCGTCATACTGATTTGCTAAATGAAGTGAGAAAGGCTGGAGCACGCGTAAAGTTAATTTCAGATGGTGATGTTGCTGCTGGTATACAGGCCTCGTTACCTGAAAGTGGAGTAGATGTATTAATGGGTATTGGTGGAAGCCCTGAAGGCGTACTTACTGCAGCTGCAATAAGGTGCATTGGAGGAGCAATCCAGTGTAAGCCATGGCCTCGAGATGATGAAGAAAAGAGAAAAGCAATTAATGAAGGTGTGGATCTTGACCACGTCTATGATGCTTTTGAGATGGTCGGCGGAGATGACGTTTTTTTTGCAGCTACTGGTGCCAGTTCAGGTGAGATGCTCAAAGGAGTTCGTTTCTTTGGTGGCGGTGCTACAACCCAATCTCTAGTTATGCGCTCGCGTTCCGGCACTGTTAGGTGGATTGACTCAATTCATAACTTGGATCAACTAGACAAGATTAGGTTTGATTAGTCACATGATTTCTATAGGGACGCCATTAGCTAGTAATTCTACAAGGCTATTGCTGTTAGGTTCTGGGGAACTTGGGAAAGAAGTGGCTATTGAGGCGCAACGCTTAGGTGTTGAAACTATTGCGGTCGATCGATATGAGAATGCCCCTGCAATGCAAATTGCACATAGGAGCCATGTGATTTCCATGCTTGACGGAGAGTCCATTCGATCAATTGTAGAAAACGAGAAGCCACATTTAATCGTTCCAGAAATAGAAGCAATTAATACTGACTCTTTGATCCAATTAGAAAAAGAGGGCTGGAATGTTGTACCGACAGCACGCGCCACGAAATTAACCATGGACAGGCAGGGTATTAGAGAGTTAGCAGCAGTTAATTTAGGCTTACCTACTTCACCATATAAATTTGCGACAAGTCATAATGAAGTACTCGAGGCTTTGGAGCAAATTGGACTACCCGCAATCATAAAGCCTGTTATGAGTTCCTCTGGACGAGGTCAAAGTTTAATTAATTCTAAGTCTGAGGCACAGAATGCTTGGGAATACGCAATAAATAATGCAAGAGGAGACACTCCTCGTGTCATTGTTGAGGGGTTTGTATCATTCGATTATGAAATAACACTACTAACTATTAGGCATTTGCAAGGGACTTCATTTTGTGACCCTATTGGTCATCTCCAGATAGATGGCGATTATCGAGAGTCATGGCAGCCCCATCCTATGGGCAGCGAGGTTTTGATCAAGGCCAAAGAAATTGCCAAAAACATAACTGACGAGCTTGGCGGGTACGGAGTGTTTGGGGTAGAGCTATTTATAAAAGGCGAGGATGTTTTCTTTAGTGAAGTGTCGCCTCGGCCCCATGACACGGGCATGGTCACCTTAATTTCACAAAACTTATCTGAATTTGCGCTTCACATACGCGCTATTTTGGGCTTACCAATACCAAATATTAATCAATTCGGACCATCGGCATCATGCGCAATTTTGGGAGAAGGTAATTCTTCCGTAATCAGCTACGGGCAAATTGATGCAGCATTGAGCCTCGCAAATACTAACGTGAGATTATTTGGGAAACCCGAGATTGAGGGGCATAGAAGACTTGGAGTGGCTCTTGCATGCGGCGACTCAATAGTAGAGGCTCGTGAAAAAGCAAGATATGTAGAGCAGCAGATAAGACTTACGTTTAGTTAGCTCTAGTTAGTTCATCTTCCATTTGCGCAGAATATTTACCTTGGCGAGCGGCACTAGTAAGTATGC
The sequence above is drawn from the Dehalococcoidia bacterium genome and encodes:
- a CDS encoding glycosyltransferase, coding for MNIAQITSIYIPVPPPTHGGTEIIVSLITEELHKRHHNVHLYASGDSVTEGTLHAITDRATLDQIELTRYLEKELETRNSFELYRDADQYDVIHAHWPVLAPYFSKFTTTPTVLTYHYIEPELHKYYKQNFPSIYPICVSQRQADLIGDPELPVIHNGLNFKTTIFNNDPEDYLVLVA
- the glpX gene encoding class II fructose-bisphosphatase; the encoded protein is MSQKTRQPIERNLAMELVRVTESAAMSAARYMGLGDKELVDQAAVDAMRHTLDGISMDGVVVIGEGEKDEAPMLYLGERIGDGSDPKIDIAVDPIDGTTLLSKGLPGAIAVIAMANQGSMKVPGSIFYMDKIAVGPEAKDAIDISAPVKDNLQNIAKALGRSVGEVTVVILDRPRHTDLLNEVRKAGARVKLISDGDVAAGIQASLPESGVDVLMGIGGSPEGVLTAAAIRCIGGAIQCKPWPRDDEEKRKAINEGVDLDHVYDAFEMVGGDDVFFAATGASSGEMLKGVRFFGGGATTQSLVMRSRSGTVRWIDSIHNLDQLDKIRFD
- the purT gene encoding formate-dependent phosphoribosylglycinamide formyltransferase, with the protein product MISIGTPLASNSTRLLLLGSGELGKEVAIEAQRLGVETIAVDRYENAPAMQIAHRSHVISMLDGESIRSIVENEKPHLIVPEIEAINTDSLIQLEKEGWNVVPTARATKLTMDRQGIRELAAVNLGLPTSPYKFATSHNEVLEALEQIGLPAIIKPVMSSSGRGQSLINSKSEAQNAWEYAINNARGDTPRVIVEGFVSFDYEITLLTIRHLQGTSFCDPIGHLQIDGDYRESWQPHPMGSEVLIKAKEIAKNITDELGGYGVFGVELFIKGEDVFFSEVSPRPHDTGMVTLISQNLSEFALHIRAILGLPIPNINQFGPSASCAILGEGNSSVISYGQIDAALSLANTNVRLFGKPEIEGHRRLGVALACGDSIVEAREKARYVEQQIRLTFS